The Anabrus simplex isolate iqAnaSimp1 chromosome 1, ASM4041472v1, whole genome shotgun sequence genome window below encodes:
- the LOC136878811 gene encoding cuticle protein 76-like — FQLVVLAALLAVANAGYLGGYAAAPALAAPALAYGGYAAHGYGYGGYATPAITSQQSNILRTPGNLGQVSTYSKTINTPYSSVSKSDVRVSNDALAYGAVAAPAYGYAAHGIAAAPALAYGARAYGYGAPALAYGAAPALAARAYAAPAIAAHGLLGTAYSAAPAVAHVTYAGLGAHYAW; from the coding sequence TTCCAGCTTGTTGTTCTCGCTGCTCTGCTCGCCGTAGCTAATGCCGGCTACCTGGGAGGTTACGCCGCCGCTCCTGCACTCGCCGCCCCCGCCCTTGCCTACGGAGGATACGCCGCCCACGGCTACGGCTATGGAGGTTATGCCACCCCCGCCATCACTTCCCAGCAGTCCAACATCCTGAGGACTCCTGGTAACCTGGGACAGGTCTCCACCTACTCCAAGACCATCAACACTCCTTACTCCAGCGTCAGCAAGTCTGATGTCCGTGTGAGCAACGACGCTCTTGCCTACGGTGCTGTCGCCGCTCCCGCCTACGGATACGCCGCCCATGGTATTGCTGCTGCCCCCGCCCTGGCTTACGGCGCCCGCGCTTACGGTTATGGTGCTCCTGCCCTCGCCTACGGAGCCGCCCCCGCTCTGGCTGCCCGTGCCTACGCCGCCCCCGCCATCGCTGCTCACGGTCTCCTCGGCACCGCCTACTCTGCTGCCCCCGCTGTCGCTCACGTGACCTACGCCGGTCTGGGAGCTCACTACGCCTGGTAG